Below is a window of Aggregicoccus sp. 17bor-14 DNA.
AGCAACGTCTACCCGTGGCTGCACCTCGCCTCGCGCGGCGTGCGGGTGCGCGAGGTGGAGCCGAGCGCCTCGGGCGGCGTAAAAGTGGAGGCGGTGGCGCGCGCGCTCACCCCGCGCACGCGCCTCGTCGCGGTGAGCAGCGTGCAGTTCGCCTCCGGCGTGCAGACGGACCTCGAGGCGCTCGGCGCCCTCTGCGCGCGAGCGGGCGTGCTGCTGTGCGTGGACGGCATCCAGAGCGTGGGCTGCGTGCCGGTGGACGTGAAGCGCTGCCGCATCCACTTCCTCAGCGCGGACAGCCACAAGTGGATGCTGGGCGTGTCGGGCATCGGGCTGCTCTACGTGGACGCGGGCGTGCTGCCGCGCCTGCGCCCGGTGCTGGTGGGCTGGCGCAGCACCACGGACGCGTGGAACTTCAACCGCGCGCACTTCGAGCTGCGCCCCGACGCGCGCAAGCTGGAGGAGGGGAGCGCCGCGTACACCGGCATCTACGCGCTGGGCGCCGCGCTGGGCCTCCTGCAGGAGGTGGGCATGGAGCGCGTGGCCGAGCGCATCCGGGAGTGCCTCGTCCGGCTCGAGGGCGGGCTCACGGCGCTCGGCTGCGAGGTGGGGCCCGCTCCGGCCGAGCGCGCCGGCATCCTCACCTTCGTGCCGCCGCCGGGCGGGCGCAGCGCGGCGGAGCTCTCGGCGCACCTGGGCGCGCAGGGGGTGAGCCACTCGCTGCGCCGCGAGCGCGTGCGCCTCTCGCCGCACTTCTACACGCTCGACGCCGAGGTGGACCGCGTGGTGGAGCTCGTGCGCGGCTTCGTGGGCTGAGGCCGCGCGCCCTGTCCGCCCCTGGGACCGGGCCTTCCCACGGGCGGGCACGGCCCGCCGGAGCGCGGAGGAAAGGGGAGCAGTCCCGGGCACTTACCCGTGCCCCGGGCGCTGGCACGCGGCTCGCTTCGGCAGCGCCTGCCATGACCACGCTCCTGCAGGACCTCCGCTTCGCGCTGCGCACCTTGCTGCGGCGCCCGGGCTTCACCCTCGCCGTGGTGCTGACGCTCGCGCTGGGCATCGGCGCGAACTCGGCCATCTTCGCGACCGTGGAGGCGGTGCTCCTGCGGCCGCTGCCGCTGCGCGAGCCGGAGCGGGTGGTGCAGGTGTGGGGGACGCACCCGGACGTGGGCGAGGAGGCCGCGAGCCTCCCGGACTTCCGCGACTGGCGCGACGGGCAGTCGGCCGTGCGGCTGGCCGCCCTGGCCAACAGCGCCCTCAACCTCACGGGCCTCGGAGAGCCCCAGCGCGTGCCCACCGGCGGCGCGAGCGCGGACTTCTTCGAGGTGATGGGCGCGGCGCCCGCGCTGGGCCGCGGCTTCACGGCGCAGGAGGCGCGCACGGGGCAGGGGCAGGTGGTGGTGCTCAGCCACGGCTTCTGGAAGCGGCAGCTGGGGGGAAGTCCCTCGGCGCTGGGCCGCACCCTCACGCTCGACGGCCGGCCCTACACGGTGGTGGGCGTGGCGCCCGAGGGGCTGGAGGCGGTGTTCCCGCGGCTGCAGCTGTGGGTGCCGCTGCCGGACGACAGCTCCGAGGCGCGCCGCGCGGACTTCCTGCGCGTCTACGGCCGGCTCGCCCCGGGCGCGAGCGTGGAGAGCGCGCAGGCGCAGCTGCGCGCGGTGGCGGCGCGCCTCACCCAGGAGCACCCGGACACCAACGCGCGCTGGAGCGTGGCGGTGCGGGGCCTGCACGCGGAGTTCACCCGCCCGGCG
It encodes the following:
- a CDS encoding aminotransferase class V-fold PLP-dependent enzyme — translated: MTAPLASYRADFPVLEEQLYFNHAGVAPTSTRAAAAVRAWMDDLVGHGVRHERHWEAHCEAVRAQAAQLLGAGPDEVAFVRNTSHGLGLVAEGLDWQPGDEVAVASSIEYPSNVYPWLHLASRGVRVREVEPSASGGVKVEAVARALTPRTRLVAVSSVQFASGVQTDLEALGALCARAGVLLCVDGIQSVGCVPVDVKRCRIHFLSADSHKWMLGVSGIGLLYVDAGVLPRLRPVLVGWRSTTDAWNFNRAHFELRPDARKLEEGSAAYTGIYALGAALGLLQEVGMERVAERIRECLVRLEGGLTALGCEVGPAPAERAGILTFVPPPGGRSAAELSAHLGAQGVSHSLRRERVRLSPHFYTLDAEVDRVVELVRGFVG